In Opitutaceae bacterium, the sequence TCGGATGGGTTCGTGAATATCGAGCCCTGCTCGGATGGCCGCTCCATCCGCATCATGGACGTGGTTGACGAGGCCGTCGGCATGGGCCTCAAGGCGCCGGTGGTGATCCGCTTCCAGGACCTCCTGCGGCACCGGGTCATCCAGTTGAACGAACTCTTCCGCAAGGCCATAAAGGAAGCCGGCTACAAGGGCGATTATCGCGGAGTCTTTCCCATCAAAGTCAATCAGTTGCGCGAGGTCGTCGACGAAATCATGGCCGCTGGCAAGGATTACAACTACGGTCTCGAAGCCGGTTCGAAACCCGAGCTGATGATCGTGCTGGCCCTCCACGACAACAACAACCGCCTCATCATCTGCAACGGCTACAAGGACCACGACTACATCCGACTTGCCCTTCTGGGGCGGAAGCTGGGCAAGAAGATCATCCTGGTCGTCGAGCAACTTTCCGAAATCGACGACATCATCCGGATATCCGCCGAGACCGGCGTGAAGCCGATGATCGGCTTTCGCGTCAAGCTGCAGACGCGCGGCGAGGGCAAGTGGGCGATGTCCAGCGGCGACAATGCCAAGTTCGGGCTCAACACCGCTGAAATCCTCTTCGCCAGCGAAAAGCTCAAGGCGGCCAAACTCACGCAGTCGCTCCGTCTCCTGCACTTTCACATCGGCTCCCAGGTGCCGAACATCATAACCGTCAAGAATGCGGTGATCGAGGCTTCGCGCTTCTACTGCCAGCTCATCAAGATGGGATTCCCCATGGGCTATCTCGATGTCGGCGGCGGCCTCGGCATCGACTACGACGGCTCACGGACCAACTTCGAAAGCTCGATGAACTATTCCGTCGAGGAGTACGCGCGCGACGTCGTCCACAACATCAAGGAGATCTGCCTCGAGGCCGGTGTCGCGGTGCCCGATATCGTCAGCGAGTCCGGCCGCGCCGTGGTGGCCCCTCACTCGCTCCTGGTTTTCGAGGTCTTCGAACGCATCAACAAGCGCGAATCCCTCGGCAAGCAACACCAGCCCAGGGAAAAGCACAAGGTCGTCACAGACCTCGAGGTCCTTCTCAAGAACAAGCAGAAGCAGGGCCGCCTCGAACGCTACCACAACGCCGTGCAAAAAAAGGAGGAGGCAATCTCCCTCTTCAATCTCGGCTACCTCGATCTCGGCAACCGCGCCGCAGCGGAGCAGCTTTTCTGGCGCATCTGCGAGCAGCTCGCAAAAGAGAGCCGCGACACCGGCTACCAGCCGGAGGAGCTGCGCGATCTGCACCAGCTTCTGGCTGATCAATACGTGTGCAATTTCTCGGTCTTCCAGTCGCTGCTCGACCACTGGGCGCTCGGTCAGCTCTTCCCGATCACCCCGCTCCATCGGCTCAATGAGAAACCGACGGTGAATGCCGTTCTCGTCGACATCACCTGCGATTCCGACGGCGAGATCAGCCGCTTCGTCGACCTCCAGGACACCAAGGACTACCTGAACCTTCACCCGCTGGACGGAAAACCCTACTATCTCGGCGTGTTTCTCACCGGTGCGTACCAGGACATCATGGGCGACCTCCACAACCTTTTCGGTCGCGTCAACGAGGTTCACGTTTTTCTGGAATCCGACGAGCCGAACGGCTACTACATAGAGGAGGCGCTCGCCGGCAGCCGGATCGCGGATGTCATCGAAGGCGTGCAGTACCAGCAGGAGGAGCTCTGCCGGCGAATGAAGGCGCAGATAGACGCCGCGACGCGCAAGGACATGGTGAAGCCCCGCGAAGGCGTGCGGCTGCTCGAACTCTACGAAAGCCAGATGCTGAACAAGACTTATCTCAACATAAGCCAGTCCGCATCATCAATGCGCAGGCCGAGGAAATGAGTGCGGGCGCTGTGTAAAGGCAGCCTGCTTCACATCCGGGGCTGACCGCCACCCGTGGTTTCAGAAAAACAGATTCGGCCAACCGCCTCATCGAAATCCGCCGCACCGCGGATGATCTCTATTTCAAGCCTCAGGTAATACAACGGCACGGGGCAGCGCAGATCCTCGGCGATGCGCACCGCGTCCTTTTCTGTCGTTACAAGCATCTCCACCCGCTTCTCGATCGCCTCGCTGAACAGCGACACGAAATCCTCGGGAACAAACCGGTAGTGATCCAGAAAGCGCCGGGCAAATCGAACCTCCCCTCCCAGGTCGCGCAGGAACTTCTCAAAACTTTCGGGAGCCGCGATCCCGCAGAACGCTCCAATCCGTCGCCCCTTCAACATTGCAAGCGGAGCACGGAAGTCCGGCGAGTCCGGGTTCGCTCCGAAACGCTGCAGGTACTGCGGCCGGTGCACGCATTCAATGATGTCCGCGCCGGGATTGTGCTCCTTGATGATCGATTCCATCTCGAGATCACGCCTTCCATCGGACTTCGTCAGAAAAACATAGCTGGCGCGCCGCAGGTGCTTGATCGGTTCACGAAGGATGCCCCGCGGAAGCAGGTGACCGTTGCCAAAGGGATTGGTCTTGTCGACAAGCAGGAGATTGAGACTGCCCTTCAGCGGCAGGTACTGAAACCCGTCGTCCAGCACGAGCGTGTCACATCCAAACCGCTTGATCGCATAGGTCCCCGCCTTGACGCGATCCTTGTCCACAAGAACCACCACGCCTGGCAGATTCCGCGCCAGCATGTACGGCTCGTCGCCCGCGTCCTCGCTGCCGAGCAGCACCTCACCCCCATCGCTCACAATTCGCGGAGGAGGCGCCGAGGCGTGCGTCAGCCAGTTCCATCCACGACGCCAGATGGGCGGCCGCCGGCTGCGGTATCCGCGCGAAAGTATGGCGACCTTCCGACCGCGGTCGCGCAATGCGCGCGCAAACTTCTCCACCACCGGGGTCTTTCCGGTCCCTCCCACCGTCAGGTTGCCCACCACCACCACCAGGCACCCCAGCGGCTGATCATGGAAAATCCGCTGGCGATACAGCCACAGCCTGGCCTGAACCACTCCATTGAACAATGCGGAAAGCCCTTGGAGAAATCCGGCGTAGACCATCGCCAGCGTATCCTCCCTGCGGCCGAAAATGACATCGATCGTATACGCTTCGAACGATGTGAGCTTCTTTTTCAGCCAGGACGACATGCAGTGTGACGGTCGGCAAACGAGGTTGACGGATGTTTCGCGCGGGAGATTGTCAGGCGGTTCTGCCGGTCAATATCCTCGCATGCAATCACATCTCCACGCCACCTGCCCACGATCCACGATTGCATCCGTTCGCCCGGTCCGGTGCACTTCCATTTTTCCATGAGCTACAAACTGTTCATTCCCGGTCCCATTGCCGTATCCGCCAGGACTCTTCAGGCGATGGCCCAGCCCATGATCGGCCATCGAAGCACTGACTTCGTCGCGCTCTACAACGCCATCCAGCCAAAGCTGCAGTCCCTTTTTGTCACGAAGGACCCGGTCTATCTCTCCACGAGCTCCGCCTGGGGGGTCATGGAAGGCGCCGTGCGCAACCTGACACGCTCAAAGGTGCTCAACTGCATG encodes:
- the speA gene encoding biosynthetic arginine decarboxylase; its protein translation is MKSKPSSTWTVAQSEELYGFKRWGAGHFGVDSDGFVNIEPCSDGRSIRIMDVVDEAVGMGLKAPVVIRFQDLLRHRVIQLNELFRKAIKEAGYKGDYRGVFPIKVNQLREVVDEIMAAGKDYNYGLEAGSKPELMIVLALHDNNNRLIICNGYKDHDYIRLALLGRKLGKKIILVVEQLSEIDDIIRISAETGVKPMIGFRVKLQTRGEGKWAMSSGDNAKFGLNTAEILFASEKLKAAKLTQSLRLLHFHIGSQVPNIITVKNAVIEASRFYCQLIKMGFPMGYLDVGGGLGIDYDGSRTNFESSMNYSVEEYARDVVHNIKEICLEAGVAVPDIVSESGRAVVAPHSLLVFEVFERINKRESLGKQHQPREKHKVVTDLEVLLKNKQKQGRLERYHNAVQKKEEAISLFNLGYLDLGNRAAAEQLFWRICEQLAKESRDTGYQPEELRDLHQLLADQYVCNFSVFQSLLDHWALGQLFPITPLHRLNEKPTVNAVLVDITCDSDGEISRFVDLQDTKDYLNLHPLDGKPYYLGVFLTGAYQDIMGDLHNLFGRVNEVHVFLESDEPNGYYIEEALAGSRIADVIEGVQYQQEELCRRMKAQIDAATRKDMVKPREGVRLLELYESQMLNKTYLNISQSASSMRRPRK
- the lpxK gene encoding tetraacyldisaccharide 4'-kinase, yielding MSSWLKKKLTSFEAYTIDVIFGRREDTLAMVYAGFLQGLSALFNGVVQARLWLYRQRIFHDQPLGCLVVVVGNLTVGGTGKTPVVEKFARALRDRGRKVAILSRGYRSRRPPIWRRGWNWLTHASAPPPRIVSDGGEVLLGSEDAGDEPYMLARNLPGVVVLVDKDRVKAGTYAIKRFGCDTLVLDDGFQYLPLKGSLNLLLVDKTNPFGNGHLLPRGILREPIKHLRRASYVFLTKSDGRRDLEMESIIKEHNPGADIIECVHRPQYLQRFGANPDSPDFRAPLAMLKGRRIGAFCGIAAPESFEKFLRDLGGEVRFARRFLDHYRFVPEDFVSLFSEAIEKRVEMLVTTEKDAVRIAEDLRCPVPLYYLRLEIEIIRGAADFDEAVGRICFSETTGGGQPRM